The following proteins are co-located in the Microbulbifer sp. VAAF005 genome:
- a CDS encoding enoyl-CoA hydratase, which yields MQSECAEIQAQLKDRILEITINRPGRKNALTMAMYTAMAGLLNSAATNPDVRVAIITGAEGIFTSGNDLTDFLGGSAEGEESPVFQFMSALYHFPKPVVAAVNGPAVGIGTTMLLHCDLSFAGDDAMFQMPFVDLGLCPEYGSSYLLPRIAGHAKASELLLLSKRFSAQEAVEIGICNAAVAPEQAIVRAREAAAELARKAPAALRLTKQLLRRATQEKGLEFIQEEGRYFKERLASDEFKEAAMAFMEKRPADFSKFD from the coding sequence ATGCAAAGCGAATGCGCTGAAATTCAGGCTCAGCTTAAGGACCGCATCCTCGAGATTACGATTAATCGACCCGGGCGCAAAAATGCCCTGACTATGGCCATGTATACCGCGATGGCAGGGTTATTGAATAGCGCAGCTACAAACCCGGATGTTCGCGTCGCGATTATTACCGGTGCTGAGGGCATATTCACCAGTGGTAACGACCTGACAGATTTCCTGGGCGGCTCTGCCGAAGGGGAGGAGTCTCCGGTTTTCCAGTTTATGAGTGCTCTTTACCACTTCCCCAAGCCGGTAGTTGCAGCTGTTAATGGCCCCGCAGTAGGTATTGGTACGACCATGCTGTTGCATTGCGACCTGTCTTTTGCTGGAGACGACGCCATGTTCCAGATGCCGTTTGTGGACCTGGGGCTGTGTCCAGAGTATGGCTCCAGCTACTTATTGCCCAGGATCGCCGGCCATGCTAAAGCTTCTGAACTATTACTGTTGAGCAAGCGTTTTAGTGCTCAGGAAGCCGTTGAGATTGGTATCTGTAATGCCGCAGTGGCGCCAGAACAGGCCATAGTTCGAGCACGTGAAGCCGCAGCTGAGTTAGCGAGGAAAGCTCCGGCCGCCCTGCGTTTAACTAAGCAGCTTTTGCGCAGAGCAACTCAAGAGAAAGGGTTAGAGTTTATTCAAGAGGAAGGCCGCTACTTTAAGGAGCGCCTCGCCTCTGATGAGTTTAAAGAGGCTGCTATGGCCTTTATGGAGAAGAGACCAGCGGACTTCTCCAAGTTTGATTAA
- a CDS encoding arginine deiminase family protein, with the protein MGNFTLKYRQDNGGTAPLSEWGMDSEYGVLRDVLIGPVDNFSWRTGNASARRAERLGMKFDHKVAVAQHGEMLDAYRHAGVKTHLIPADSTLPYQIYGRDSSVMTPWGPIVTQMFSPWRRGEWAPIVKKYAELDIPIYDIITAGSLEGGDFMVLEPGVILCGYSGERTSPQGFEQMKSWVEKEGWEVKGYQFDPFFLHIDVMVAMLAEKLAAICIDAVEPELVQWFKSRNIEIIDIPFPQVLELGVNVVALGNDRVMLPKTNTGLAEKCRAHGLEVIDPDISMITPGGGGVHCMCQPLRRDSANKV; encoded by the coding sequence ATGGGTAATTTTACTTTGAAGTACCGTCAGGATAACGGCGGTACGGCCCCCCTGAGTGAGTGGGGGATGGATTCAGAATACGGTGTGCTGCGGGATGTTCTAATTGGACCTGTGGATAACTTCAGTTGGCGCACTGGCAATGCGAGTGCACGACGTGCTGAGCGTCTTGGGATGAAGTTTGATCACAAGGTGGCAGTGGCACAGCATGGAGAAATGCTCGATGCCTACCGCCACGCGGGAGTGAAAACGCACCTAATTCCAGCGGACAGCACATTGCCCTACCAAATTTACGGTCGCGATTCTTCGGTAATGACCCCTTGGGGGCCTATCGTGACTCAGATGTTCAGCCCTTGGCGCCGTGGTGAGTGGGCGCCCATAGTGAAGAAATATGCAGAGCTGGATATCCCTATTTACGACATTATCACCGCAGGCTCTCTGGAGGGCGGTGATTTTATGGTGTTAGAGCCCGGCGTCATTCTGTGTGGCTACTCCGGCGAACGCACCAGCCCGCAGGGGTTTGAGCAGATGAAAAGTTGGGTGGAAAAAGAGGGCTGGGAAGTTAAAGGCTACCAGTTCGATCCGTTCTTCCTGCATATTGATGTGATGGTAGCCATGCTTGCGGAAAAGCTGGCAGCGATTTGCATTGATGCCGTTGAGCCGGAGCTGGTGCAGTGGTTTAAAAGCCGAAATATAGAGATTATCGATATTCCCTTCCCGCAGGTATTGGAACTTGGAGTGAATGTCGTTGCCCTGGGGAACGATCGAGTGATGCTGCCTAAGACCAATACTGGGCTGGCGGAGAAGTGTCGCGCACATGGTTTGGAAGTTATCGACCCAGATATTTCTATGATCACTCCGGGGGGCGGTGGCGTTCATTGCATGTGCCAACCTCTGCGCCGGGATTCAGCCAATAAAGTTTGA
- a CDS encoding Zn-dependent hydrolase has translation MENPAQNLRVNGSRLWNSLMEIAEIGATPAGGCNRQALTDEDRAGRDLFVRWCRDIGCEVRVDQMGNIFARRPGADNSLPAVVTGSHLDTQPTGGKFDGVYGVLAGLEVLRTVEDQGIRTKAPLEVVVWTNEEGARFSPAMVGSGVWAGEFSLEYGHSRADKSGITIGEELERIGYLGSEPAQPRVIKASFEAHIEQGPILEKQDQVIGVVTGVQGIRWYDVTFYGMPCHAGPTPMEDRRDPVQAMSLLCERLYREVREYSEDARMTCGDLRAAPGSRNTVPEEVVLALDLRHPLPEGLNHLHEALYKAAEKVQEQTGTRIDIREEWYSPPVAFDTHCIDSVSSAVQTLGYSNRKMVSGAGHDSVYVSRVAPVSMIFVPCKGGLSHNEAESAEPDHLEAGCNVLLHAMINSAELV, from the coding sequence ATGGAAAACCCTGCACAAAACCTACGTGTCAATGGCTCTCGCCTTTGGAATAGCCTGATGGAAATTGCTGAGATAGGTGCGACCCCAGCGGGTGGATGCAATCGACAAGCACTGACAGATGAAGACCGTGCAGGGCGCGACCTTTTCGTGCGCTGGTGCCGAGATATAGGCTGTGAGGTCAGAGTGGACCAGATGGGCAACATTTTTGCCCGTCGACCGGGAGCAGATAACAGCTTGCCTGCGGTAGTGACTGGTTCTCATTTGGATACCCAACCCACGGGTGGCAAATTTGACGGTGTATATGGCGTACTTGCCGGCCTGGAAGTTCTGCGCACTGTAGAAGATCAGGGCATCAGGACCAAGGCCCCGCTAGAGGTGGTTGTATGGACTAATGAGGAGGGGGCACGCTTCTCTCCTGCAATGGTAGGCTCTGGGGTTTGGGCTGGCGAATTTAGCTTGGAGTATGGGCACAGCCGCGCGGACAAATCGGGTATCACCATCGGTGAAGAGTTGGAGCGGATCGGTTATCTAGGTAGTGAGCCCGCTCAGCCGAGGGTTATTAAGGCTTCATTTGAAGCGCATATCGAGCAGGGTCCAATTCTTGAGAAGCAGGATCAAGTTATTGGTGTTGTTACCGGCGTGCAGGGCATTCGTTGGTATGACGTAACTTTTTACGGGATGCCTTGTCATGCTGGCCCCACCCCGATGGAGGATCGCCGCGACCCAGTCCAGGCAATGTCTCTTTTATGTGAGCGCCTGTATCGCGAAGTTCGAGAGTATTCAGAAGATGCACGTATGACTTGCGGGGATCTAAGGGCGGCGCCGGGTAGTCGCAACACTGTTCCCGAAGAGGTTGTATTGGCACTGGATCTACGACACCCCTTGCCCGAAGGGCTAAACCACCTGCATGAAGCTTTGTATAAAGCAGCTGAAAAAGTGCAGGAACAGACGGGTACCAGAATAGATATCCGCGAAGAGTGGTACTCACCTCCAGTCGCCTTTGATACGCATTGCATTGATTCGGTTAGCAGTGCTGTGCAGACCTTGGGGTATAGCAATCGCAAGATGGTCTCAGGTGCTGGGCACGATTCTGTATACGTCTCCCGAGTTGCCCCTGTCTCTATGATCTTTGTGCCCTGTAAAGGAGGGCTGTCGCACAATGAGGCGGAGTCGGCTGAACCAGATCACCTGGAGGCAGGTTGTAATGTGTTGCTTCATGCAATGATAAACAGTGCGGAATTGGTATAG
- a CDS encoding tryptophan 2,3-dioxygenase family protein, with translation MTITYSSYLKVDELLQCQKPLSDGPEHDELLFITIHQSYELWFKQMLHELDFLVRLFNAGDRNRALHTLKRVDTVYRTLIQQVDILETLTPLEFMSFRDRLSTASGFQSYQFRELEFLYGAKDPKKLENYTPGSEHYQRLMKRLEAPTLWDAFLNFLVHEGHKVPITELERDFSQVAEPSSAVQKILIDIYRNDPLVSEICEALVDIDTSLQQWRYRHVKMVERTIGRKMGTGGSSGVGYLQGTLFRPVFPDLWAIRSEF, from the coding sequence ATGACAATAACTTATAGCTCTTACCTAAAAGTAGACGAGCTTTTGCAGTGCCAGAAACCTCTTTCCGATGGCCCCGAGCACGACGAACTACTTTTCATTACTATTCATCAAAGCTACGAGCTCTGGTTCAAGCAAATGTTGCATGAACTGGATTTCCTGGTGCGACTGTTCAATGCAGGGGATCGCAATCGCGCTTTGCATACGCTAAAGCGTGTCGACACGGTTTATCGTACATTGATTCAACAGGTCGATATCCTGGAAACCCTCACCCCACTGGAGTTTATGTCTTTCCGCGATCGGCTATCCACAGCTAGTGGTTTTCAGTCGTACCAATTTCGCGAGTTGGAATTTCTTTATGGAGCCAAGGACCCGAAAAAGCTGGAAAACTATACCCCTGGCTCAGAGCACTACCAGCGCTTGATGAAGCGTCTTGAGGCGCCGACCCTTTGGGATGCTTTCCTAAACTTTTTGGTTCACGAGGGGCATAAGGTACCTATTACTGAGCTTGAAAGGGATTTTAGCCAAGTTGCGGAGCCTTCTTCAGCCGTCCAGAAAATACTGATCGATATCTATCGAAATGATCCGCTGGTAAGTGAAATCTGTGAGGCTCTGGTAGACATCGATACTTCGTTACAACAGTGGCGTTACCGACATGTAAAAATGGTCGAGCGAACAATTGGCAGGAAAATGGGGACTGGTGGCTCAAGCGGGGTAGGCTATTTACAGGGAACCCTATTTAGACCGGTTTTCCCCGACCTCTGGGCAATTCGTTCAGAATTCTGA
- a CDS encoding biopolymer transporter ExbD, with translation MSRRRGKAVEEEKADIDLTPMLDVVFIMLIFFIVTASFVKEKALDVNVPDPNETTQTDPDPTKQNILLVVSANDEITTADGSRIDSRAVRARIAQMYAENPQAMVIVRAHNKSSADTYVQIADAAKEVSLGIQVSLVPYEE, from the coding sequence ATGAGTAGACGACGCGGAAAGGCCGTAGAAGAAGAAAAGGCGGATATCGATCTGACGCCCATGTTGGACGTTGTGTTTATCATGCTGATCTTCTTTATCGTGACTGCTTCATTTGTTAAAGAAAAGGCGCTGGACGTGAATGTGCCTGATCCGAATGAGACTACCCAGACTGACCCAGATCCTACCAAGCAGAATATTCTGTTGGTGGTCAGCGCAAATGATGAAATCACCACGGCGGATGGCAGCCGTATTGACAGCCGTGCGGTACGAGCCCGTATCGCTCAAATGTATGCGGAGAACCCGCAGGCAATGGTGATCGTGCGTGCGCACAACAAGTCCAGTGCGGATACTTACGTACAGATTGCGGATGCTGCGAAGGAAGTGAGCCTGGGTATTCAGGTCTCCCTGGTACCTTACGAGGAATAA
- a CDS encoding methylglyoxal synthase codes for MEFIAKALPATKRVALVAHDNRKDAMIQWCLRHHELLKQHQLLATGTTGGKIEDATGLSVEKLLSGPLGGDQQLGARISEGQVDLLIFFWDPFEPMPHDPDVKALLRIAAAWNIPVACNQSSADMVIQSPLMDQSFEHEVPDYHSYLAGR; via the coding sequence ATGGAATTTATTGCTAAGGCACTGCCGGCGACAAAGCGAGTGGCTCTGGTAGCCCATGACAACCGTAAAGATGCCATGATTCAGTGGTGTCTCAGGCATCACGAGTTGCTCAAACAACACCAGTTATTGGCTACGGGCACTACTGGTGGAAAGATTGAGGATGCGACGGGTTTGAGTGTTGAAAAGCTCTTAAGCGGCCCCCTGGGAGGGGATCAGCAGCTCGGAGCGAGGATTAGTGAGGGGCAGGTGGACTTGCTGATTTTCTTCTGGGACCCCTTTGAACCCATGCCCCATGACCCGGACGTCAAGGCTCTACTGCGTATTGCCGCAGCATGGAATATCCCTGTGGCTTGTAACCAGAGTAGTGCAGATATGGTGATACAGTCACCTTTGATGGACCAATCCTTCGAGCATGAGGTGCCTGACTATCACAGCTATCTAGCAGGACGTTAG
- a CDS encoding phosphoribulokinase produces MNKDKWPNEVLERSGQLKESLSGPFKELLREHQLPCDFLQVLEQLFLPLGVWVLTRHKRSNPLIIGVSGGQGTGKSTLADVWQCIYQAMGYRCCVLSLDDIYLTLEQRRKLATQVHPLLETRGVPGTHDIGLGISTLKALCAACSDSAIALPRFDKGRDDRVPKHLWPIFRGQVDVVIFEGWCLGAKPSEEHEGALNELECREDSTGEWRNYVNQQLEDPYRDLFSLIDVWVMLKAPSMECIVEWRKLQEHKLRVRSGMGMTDQQIVQFVQHYERVTRSLLEDMPGWADCIIELREDHQVKGLWMQ; encoded by the coding sequence ATGAATAAGGATAAATGGCCGAATGAAGTTTTAGAGCGTAGTGGACAGCTTAAGGAGAGTTTATCGGGGCCGTTTAAGGAGCTGTTGCGTGAGCATCAATTACCATGCGATTTCCTCCAGGTACTCGAACAACTTTTTCTTCCCCTCGGAGTTTGGGTACTGACTCGCCATAAGCGCAGTAATCCATTAATAATTGGGGTTAGCGGGGGGCAGGGTACCGGCAAGTCGACCCTGGCAGATGTGTGGCAATGTATTTACCAGGCGATGGGCTATCGCTGCTGTGTTTTGTCTCTGGATGATATCTATTTAACTCTGGAACAGCGCCGCAAGCTGGCTACACAGGTACACCCTTTACTCGAAACTCGTGGTGTGCCGGGAACCCATGATATCGGCTTGGGAATCAGCACGCTCAAGGCCCTATGTGCGGCCTGTAGTGATTCTGCTATCGCATTACCTAGGTTTGATAAAGGACGTGATGATCGGGTCCCTAAGCACTTGTGGCCCATATTCAGGGGGCAAGTTGATGTTGTTATCTTCGAAGGATGGTGCCTAGGGGCCAAGCCTTCAGAAGAGCATGAAGGAGCGCTCAATGAACTGGAGTGCAGGGAAGATAGTACTGGCGAATGGCGAAACTATGTTAATCAACAGTTGGAAGATCCTTATCGAGATCTTTTTTCGCTTATCGATGTATGGGTGATGCTCAAAGCGCCGAGTATGGAATGTATTGTTGAATGGCGTAAGTTACAGGAACATAAACTCAGGGTTCGCTCCGGAATGGGGATGACAGATCAACAAATTGTTCAGTTTGTACAACACTACGAAAGAGTGACGCGGAGCTTACTAGAGGATATGCCGGGCTGGGCAGATTGTATTATTGAGTTGAGGGAGGACCATCAGGTGAAGGGCTTGTGGATGCAGTAA